Proteins from one uncultured Cohaesibacter sp. genomic window:
- a CDS encoding methyl-accepting chemotaxis protein → MNAAKGRASTVTVYMSQLENKLKDMASHTTTADAATELNGGWSVLKENASKTLRQIFIDNNPNSADERYKLAAGEDGSIYYNKIHGKHQERVSALLAGDLFRDMILVNKEGNVYYSYRKGKEFGRNVNEAGVMPASLEKQIAPIIKLANDDPKATYAGDSFTGFVEADGRVTAYMVAPVLKWGKILGAVAFEVNTGTLANIMSDPSGLGRTGSIALVSSDLQAISLSQNTVSDLPQSLSSIASEALNGSVSSGDVVLDGDEDRAIAVPMTVLGTKWVVIAKQSYEELLAPSREQANTMLLAGFVLLLLMGGAGMLFVRSSMAPLQKLNGGVMEIAKGNYDVDLPNANHGDEISELTHSVEILRDSALERRQLQQQSEIEQGARAKRQRAIEDLIDAFRASSSQMLNEVSANMDSMHQTAEVLAEIADQTAVKANSSASASEVASGNVQTVASAAEELSASIEEIKRQVTETSGVVNKATDATRHTTETVSGLSHAAQKIGDVVSLIQAIAEQTNLLALNATIEAARAGEHGRGFAVVAAEVKELANQTSKATEEIGSQIQDIQASTQEAVQAIQGIAETMEQVNQYTASITQAVEEQGSATYEISENVAQAASGTQQVAGNMSDLSLSISETTQSVGQVEVSAQSVADQTDQLRSEVDRFLKSVAEA, encoded by the coding sequence ATGAATGCTGCAAAGGGACGCGCCAGTACTGTCACAGTCTATATGTCTCAGTTGGAAAACAAGCTTAAGGACATGGCTTCGCACACAACGACTGCCGATGCTGCAACTGAATTGAACGGCGGCTGGAGTGTTCTTAAGGAAAACGCTTCCAAGACATTGCGGCAGATCTTCATCGACAACAACCCCAACAGTGCTGACGAGCGCTATAAGCTTGCCGCCGGGGAAGACGGCTCGATCTACTACAATAAAATTCATGGCAAGCATCAGGAGCGGGTCAGCGCGCTGCTTGCCGGAGATCTGTTTCGTGACATGATCCTCGTGAACAAGGAGGGGAATGTCTATTACAGTTACCGTAAGGGCAAAGAGTTTGGTCGTAACGTGAACGAGGCCGGTGTCATGCCTGCTTCGCTGGAAAAGCAGATCGCACCGATTATCAAACTGGCCAATGACGATCCGAAAGCCACCTATGCAGGTGATAGCTTCACGGGGTTTGTTGAAGCTGACGGGCGTGTGACCGCCTATATGGTTGCTCCGGTGCTCAAATGGGGCAAGATCCTCGGGGCGGTCGCATTTGAGGTGAATACGGGTACGCTGGCCAATATTATGTCCGATCCATCCGGACTTGGACGTACGGGCTCAATCGCGCTCGTTTCCTCTGATCTTCAGGCTATCAGTCTCAGCCAAAATACGGTTTCCGACTTGCCTCAGTCGCTTTCCAGTATCGCCTCAGAGGCGCTTAACGGATCGGTCTCATCCGGGGATGTGGTGTTGGATGGTGACGAGGATCGTGCAATTGCGGTGCCCATGACTGTGCTTGGTACCAAGTGGGTTGTGATCGCCAAACAAAGCTATGAAGAGCTGTTGGCACCATCGCGCGAGCAAGCCAATACGATGCTTCTGGCCGGTTTTGTGCTGCTGCTCCTGATGGGCGGCGCAGGGATGCTTTTTGTGCGCTCGTCTATGGCTCCGCTTCAGAAGCTTAATGGCGGCGTCATGGAAATCGCCAAAGGCAACTATGATGTTGATCTTCCCAACGCCAATCACGGCGATGAGATCAGCGAATTGACCCACTCAGTTGAGATCTTGCGTGATAGCGCGCTCGAGCGACGCCAATTGCAACAGCAAAGCGAGATAGAACAGGGTGCGCGCGCCAAACGCCAACGGGCCATTGAAGATCTGATTGACGCCTTCAGGGCTTCCTCTTCGCAGATGCTGAATGAAGTGTCTGCCAATATGGATAGCATGCATCAAACTGCCGAGGTTCTGGCGGAAATCGCTGACCAGACGGCGGTCAAGGCAAATAGCTCTGCGTCGGCTTCCGAGGTGGCGTCGGGCAATGTTCAGACCGTCGCCTCCGCCGCTGAAGAGCTTTCTGCTTCTATTGAAGAGATCAAGCGCCAGGTAACCGAGACCTCAGGTGTCGTCAATAAGGCAACGGATGCCACTCGCCACACGACCGAAACGGTTTCTGGACTGTCTCATGCGGCGCAGAAGATTGGCGACGTAGTCTCCCTCATTCAGGCGATTGCCGAGCAGACGAATCTTCTGGCCCTTAATGCAACCATCGAGGCGGCGCGTGCGGGTGAACACGGACGTGGATTTGCGGTGGTCGCAGCCGAGGTCAAAGAGCTTGCAAACCAGACATCCAAGGCAACCGAGGAAATCGGTAGCCAGATACAGGATATTCAGGCATCCACGCAGGAGGCGGTGCAGGCTATTCAGGGCATCGCTGAAACGATGGAGCAGGTGAACCAGTATACGGCGAGTATCACCCAAGCCGTGGAAGAACAGGGCAGCGCGACCTACGAGATCAGTGAGAATGTTGCACAGGCTGCGAGCGGCACCCAGCAGGTCGCTGGCAATATGTCCGACTTGTCACTCTCCATTTCGGAGACGACTCAGTCTGTCGGACAAGTCGAGGTGAGTGCCCAGTCAGTGGCTGACCAGACTGATCAACTCAGAAGCGAAGTGGACCGCTTCCTGAAAAGCGTTGCTGAAGCATAA
- a CDS encoding methyl-accepting chemotaxis protein, with the protein MQILPKRLATKIPAIMVVSVTILVALFVFVASWMGGETSKKLTENALLNAARGKTSTVEVYFQQIQEKMASLLTHTTTQNAATEMQSGWKTLGDTASAEMRKIFIEDNPNSAKERYKYIPSEENFNRYLTAHSKYQESVGQLLEGDIFKDMMIFDKFGDMYYSYQKTDEYGKNIKAKGAFQPKLAEAVNPILKSAMEDPKKVIKGFNFTGFILNNGEISGYLVGPASKWGLTLGAVALEIDTSRFSTILSDRSGLGESGGVELVSSDMEQVDFAQHSTGQLSGTQSALVAKTLAGEVATGDVDVNGKKTLAISVPVDVFGKHWAVYTHQSYDELMEPANNLTNSLLVLGIVSLLLMAGLVVWFIRRSLAPLQQLNQGVMEIANQNLDVELPSAERKDEIGELTRSVEVLRSNALERRQLQEQSHQEQIARENRQKAIETMIDGFRSSSSDLLNTVSGNMENMQRAAKILSDVADQTADKANSSASASEVASGNVQTVASAAEELSASIEEIKRQVDETSQVVHQATAATRETTETVSGLSHSAQKIGDVVSLIQAIAEQTNLLALNSTIEAARAGEHGKGFAVVAAEVKELANQTSKATEEISSQIQGIQAATDQAVSAIQGIADTMEKVNEYTSTISLAVDEQGTATYEISRNVAQAASGTQQVAGNMSDLSVSITQTTQSVDEVEKSSSDVAQRTDQLRNEVDSFLKNVASA; encoded by the coding sequence ATGCAGATACTGCCCAAGCGTCTCGCAACCAAAATTCCCGCAATCATGGTTGTTTCGGTAACGATCCTCGTTGCCTTGTTCGTCTTTGTCGCTTCTTGGATGGGAGGGGAAACCTCCAAGAAACTTACGGAAAATGCACTTCTGAACGCTGCGCGAGGGAAAACCAGCACAGTGGAAGTCTATTTTCAGCAGATACAGGAGAAGATGGCTTCCCTGTTGACGCACACCACGACACAAAATGCCGCGACTGAAATGCAGAGTGGTTGGAAAACGCTTGGCGACACTGCGTCTGCCGAAATGCGCAAAATCTTCATTGAAGACAATCCTAACTCCGCCAAGGAACGGTACAAATACATTCCTAGTGAGGAAAACTTCAATCGCTACCTCACTGCGCATTCCAAGTATCAGGAGAGCGTAGGGCAGTTGCTTGAGGGTGATATCTTCAAGGATATGATGATCTTCGATAAGTTCGGGGACATGTACTATTCTTATCAGAAGACGGATGAGTATGGAAAAAACATCAAGGCAAAAGGCGCTTTCCAGCCTAAGCTTGCTGAGGCTGTTAATCCGATCCTCAAGTCTGCAATGGAAGATCCCAAGAAGGTCATCAAAGGCTTTAATTTCACCGGTTTCATTCTGAACAATGGTGAGATCTCTGGTTATCTGGTCGGACCGGCATCAAAATGGGGGCTCACCCTTGGTGCTGTGGCTCTGGAAATCGATACCAGCCGGTTCTCAACCATTCTGAGCGACAGAAGTGGCTTGGGGGAATCGGGCGGAGTGGAGCTCGTCTCCTCCGATATGGAGCAGGTTGACTTCGCTCAGCACTCAACCGGGCAGCTTTCCGGTACTCAGAGCGCGTTGGTCGCCAAGACACTTGCGGGTGAAGTGGCAACCGGTGATGTGGATGTGAATGGCAAAAAGACCCTGGCGATCTCTGTGCCGGTTGATGTGTTCGGTAAGCATTGGGCTGTGTATACCCACCAGTCCTATGATGAACTCATGGAACCTGCCAACAATCTGACGAATAGTCTGCTTGTTCTTGGTATTGTCAGCCTGCTGTTGATGGCCGGTCTTGTCGTCTGGTTTATCCGCCGCTCTCTGGCGCCGCTTCAGCAGCTCAATCAGGGCGTGATGGAAATTGCCAATCAGAATCTGGACGTGGAACTGCCAAGCGCAGAGCGCAAGGATGAAATCGGCGAATTGACCCGGTCTGTTGAAGTGTTGCGCAGCAACGCCCTTGAAAGACGACAGTTGCAGGAACAGTCCCATCAGGAACAGATCGCGCGTGAAAATCGTCAAAAAGCGATTGAAACGATGATTGATGGTTTCAGAAGCTCTTCTTCGGATCTGTTGAATACGGTTTCCGGTAACATGGAAAACATGCAGCGGGCTGCTAAGATCCTGTCCGATGTGGCCGACCAGACCGCCGACAAGGCCAACAGCTCCGCGTCTGCATCCGAAGTTGCTTCCGGCAATGTTCAGACTGTTGCCTCTGCTGCTGAAGAGCTATCTGCTTCGATCGAGGAAATCAAACGTCAGGTGGATGAAACCTCTCAAGTGGTTCATCAGGCAACTGCCGCAACCCGTGAGACCACCGAGACGGTGTCGGGTCTTTCCCATTCGGCCCAGAAGATCGGGGACGTTGTCTCTCTCATTCAGGCGATTGCTGAGCAGACCAACCTTTTGGCTTTGAACTCCACCATCGAGGCCGCACGTGCCGGTGAACATGGCAAGGGCTTTGCCGTTGTTGCTGCCGAGGTCAAGGAACTGGCGAACCAGACGTCCAAGGCAACCGAGGAAATCTCTTCCCAGATCCAGGGCATTCAGGCCGCAACGGATCAGGCCGTGTCTGCCATTCAAGGCATTGCCGATACCATGGAAAAGGTCAACGAATATACATCGACCATCTCTCTGGCTGTCGACGAGCAGGGCACCGCGACCTATGAGATCAGCCGCAACGTGGCGCAGGCTGCGAGCGGAACCCAGCAGGTGGCTGGCAATATGTCCGATCTGTCGGTTTCCATTACCCAGACCACGCAATCGGTCGATGAAGTTGAGAAGAGTTCCTCCGACGTCGCTCAACGCACCGACCAGCTTCGCAATGAAGTCGATAGCTTCTTGAAGAATGTTGCAAGCGCTTGA